Proteins found in one Erythrobacter sp. 3-20A1M genomic segment:
- a CDS encoding family 16 glycosylhydrolase, with product MQQRADAEASAADILFVDQFDGPALDPSKWNVEGPEFWVNNEQQAYVDAPDTIQLLPAGAISGAEDGVLVLKPQFRKGFRTPSGRTADFVSGRINTRDKFDFTYGTASARIKMPDAAGVWPAFWLLGYGDWPASGETDIMEYVGEKDWVGVAMHGPGYSGETPLVNKYYFPDDTDVTDWHVYSVERSPDQLLFKIDGRPIYRVTRPMVEHYGKWVYDRPEYIILNFALGGAYPSKINGIERPYNGLPVETVERIKNGDIAMYVDWVRVTGEAADAE from the coding sequence GTGCAGCAACGCGCCGACGCTGAGGCTTCGGCTGCGGATATTCTGTTCGTCGACCAGTTCGACGGCCCCGCGCTCGATCCGAGCAAGTGGAACGTCGAGGGGCCGGAGTTCTGGGTGAACAACGAACAGCAGGCCTATGTCGATGCGCCCGATACGATCCAGCTTCTGCCGGCTGGCGCGATATCCGGAGCCGAGGACGGGGTGCTGGTCCTGAAGCCGCAGTTCCGCAAGGGGTTTCGCACGCCGTCGGGCCGCACGGCGGATTTCGTGTCGGGCCGCATCAATACCCGGGACAAGTTCGACTTCACCTACGGGACGGCATCAGCGCGGATAAAGATGCCGGACGCGGCGGGGGTTTGGCCGGCCTTCTGGTTGCTGGGATATGGCGATTGGCCCGCCTCGGGCGAGACCGACATCATGGAATATGTCGGCGAGAAGGACTGGGTCGGCGTGGCAATGCACGGACCTGGCTATTCCGGCGAAACGCCGCTGGTGAACAAATACTACTTTCCCGACGACACCGACGTGACGGACTGGCATGTCTATTCGGTCGAACGGTCGCCCGACCAGCTGCTGTTCAAGATCGATGGCAGGCCGATCTACCGCGTGACGCGCCCGATGGTCGAACATTACGGCAAATGGGTCTACGACCGGCCCGAATATATCATCCTGAACTTCGCGCTCGGCGGGGCCTACCCCTCCAAGATCAACGGCATCGAGCGGCCCTATAACGGGCTGCCGGTGGAGACGGTCGAGCGGATCAAGAATGGCGACATAGCGATGTATGTCGATTGGGTGCGCGTGACTGGAGAGGCAGCCGACGCCGAGTGA
- a CDS encoding 3'(2'),5'-bisphosphate nucleotidase CysQ has protein sequence MTDAELAAHLAREAGRILLTVRESGMFEGKALGKAGDQTANQFLVHALRQQRPDDGLLSEESKDTPERLDIERVWIVDPVDGTREYGEKRADWAVHVGLSINGVASVGAVALPGCDAVLRSDQPAVVPSAPERLRMVVSRTRPAAEATAVAERLSAELVPMGSAGAKAMAIIRGEADIYLHSGGQFEWDSCAPVAVALAHGLHCSRIDGSPLVYNQRDTYLPDLLICRPEHAERVLGEVAGLPADKRTA, from the coding sequence ATGACCGATGCCGAACTGGCCGCCCATCTCGCGCGCGAGGCGGGTCGCATTCTCCTGACGGTGCGCGAAAGCGGGATGTTCGAAGGCAAGGCGCTGGGCAAGGCGGGCGACCAGACCGCGAACCAGTTCCTGGTCCATGCTTTGCGGCAGCAGCGGCCCGACGACGGACTGCTATCCGAAGAAAGCAAGGATACGCCCGAACGGCTGGATATCGAACGTGTGTGGATCGTCGATCCGGTGGACGGCACGCGCGAATACGGTGAGAAGCGCGCCGACTGGGCGGTGCATGTCGGCCTTTCCATCAACGGTGTAGCAAGCGTCGGCGCGGTCGCGCTGCCGGGTTGCGACGCGGTGCTGCGCAGCGATCAACCGGCGGTGGTTCCATCTGCACCCGAGCGCCTGCGTATGGTCGTCAGCCGGACCCGACCTGCCGCCGAAGCGACGGCGGTGGCCGAACGCCTGAGCGCGGAACTGGTACCGATGGGCAGCGCGGGAGCGAAGGCGATGGCCATCATTCGCGGGGAGGCGGACATTTACCTCCATTCGGGCGGTCAGTTCGAATGGGACAGCTGCGCGCCGGTCGCCGTGGCGCTGGCGCACGGTCTGCACTGTTCGCGTATCGACGGCAGCCCGCTGGTCTACAACCAGCGCGATACTTACCTGCCGGACCTGCTCATCTGCCGCCCCGAACATGCCGAGCGGGTGCTTGGCGAAGTTGCGGGTTTGCCGGCGGACAAGCGCACGGCGTAG
- a CDS encoding DUF2061 domain-containing protein, translating to MFLFKGREAHSRSLVKAISWRLLGSLDTFILGFIFTGSARAAGAIAGTEVLTKMVLYYLHERAWAGVNWGFQKPVEEAPPADRQATLQEGTGLR from the coding sequence ATGTTTCTTTTCAAAGGTAGGGAAGCCCATTCCCGCTCACTGGTCAAGGCGATCAGCTGGCGGTTGCTCGGCAGTCTCGACACCTTCATCCTGGGGTTCATCTTCACCGGCAGCGCACGTGCCGCAGGGGCCATCGCAGGGACCGAGGTGCTGACCAAGATGGTGCTCTACTATCTGCACGAGCGAGCCTGGGCCGGGGTCAATTGGGGGTTCCAGAAACCGGTCGAAGAGGCACCCCCTGCCGATCGCCAGGCGACGCTCCAAGAGGGAACCGGACTGCGATGA